The following are encoded together in the Flavihumibacter fluvii genome:
- a CDS encoding DUF6814 family protein: MNNPKNSNKELIAVITASSVGTLIEWYDFFVFGSLSIIISAHFFPKENPAAAYLATLATYAAGLVVRPFGALFFGRLGDLIGRKYTFMVTLLLMGGTTFAIGLVPTYQAIGFLAPVIILLLRLLQGLAIGGEYGGAATFVAEHSTVGQRGFWTAWIQVTAILSFLLTLLVITVLKSTMVKQSWEAWGWRLPFLISLFMVAISVYIRKNMAESPLFAKAKSEGRTSSNPLAESFGNKANLKLVLLALFGITIGIGGMNWSSLFYAQTYFTIFLSIDFDQVNTIIIIAILMVFGFTIFFGWLSDRIGRKPLIILSLFMALVCYRPMFEFMYQTVNLNNKVENIAAATVETLSAPIATTTTHRVFTDGTLVTEIKKEQAGKVESSRIITINTTDKWKLIGMFFLLLFINVIGYSALAAFLVEMFPLKIRYSSMSLPYHVGFGIFGGLCPVIATYMIQKNKLDHVADYYLSGVYYPLVLIGLSLVIGILYLKDNAELKPVIRFPAVPANILNPVKQYLGVLWIGLGLAAGYFGVFILGLPKLYSGAQDDVIFGIIILFFITPIASLGLLLFGKYALTKEYDEQIN; the protein is encoded by the coding sequence ATGAACAATCCAAAGAATTCCAATAAAGAACTGATTGCTGTCATCACAGCATCATCGGTTGGTACATTAATAGAGTGGTACGATTTCTTTGTATTCGGCAGTTTATCGATCATCATTTCCGCCCATTTTTTTCCTAAGGAAAATCCGGCCGCTGCATACCTGGCTACATTAGCTACTTATGCAGCCGGACTGGTGGTAAGGCCTTTCGGGGCCTTATTTTTTGGCAGGCTGGGTGACCTCATTGGCCGAAAATATACTTTCATGGTTACCCTGCTGCTGATGGGTGGCACCACGTTCGCCATTGGCCTTGTGCCAACTTACCAGGCGATTGGATTTTTAGCACCAGTTATCATCCTGTTATTGCGATTGCTGCAGGGCCTGGCGATCGGTGGCGAATATGGCGGTGCCGCAACTTTTGTAGCGGAACATTCAACTGTAGGCCAACGTGGGTTCTGGACTGCCTGGATACAGGTTACCGCAATACTTTCCTTCCTGCTGACCCTGCTGGTGATTACAGTACTCAAAAGCACAATGGTAAAACAGTCCTGGGAAGCCTGGGGCTGGCGACTGCCATTTTTAATCTCTCTATTCATGGTGGCCATTTCCGTTTATATCCGGAAGAATATGGCCGAATCGCCCCTTTTTGCAAAGGCAAAGTCGGAAGGCAGAACATCTTCCAACCCCTTAGCGGAATCTTTCGGCAATAAAGCCAACCTGAAGCTGGTGCTCCTGGCTTTGTTTGGCATTACCATTGGCATCGGGGGTATGAACTGGTCTTCGCTATTCTATGCGCAAACCTATTTTACCATATTCTTGTCCATCGACTTCGACCAGGTGAATACCATTATCATTATAGCTATTTTGATGGTCTTTGGGTTCACGATCTTCTTTGGCTGGCTGTCGGACCGCATCGGACGGAAGCCCTTGATCATCCTTAGCCTTTTCATGGCATTGGTTTGTTACCGCCCGATGTTCGAGTTCATGTACCAGACCGTAAACCTGAACAATAAAGTAGAGAATATTGCAGCTGCAACAGTTGAAACCTTGTCTGCACCCATCGCCACCACCACCACGCACCGGGTTTTTACTGATGGTACGTTGGTCACTGAAATTAAAAAAGAACAGGCTGGAAAGGTGGAGTCTTCCAGGATCATCACCATCAATACCACCGATAAATGGAAGCTGATCGGCATGTTTTTTTTACTGCTCTTTATTAACGTTATCGGGTATAGTGCACTGGCCGCATTCCTGGTGGAAATGTTTCCATTAAAAATAAGGTACAGTTCCATGTCATTGCCTTACCATGTGGGTTTTGGCATTTTTGGCGGATTGTGCCCGGTGATAGCAACCTACATGATCCAAAAAAACAAACTGGATCATGTGGCAGATTATTATCTGTCAGGTGTATATTACCCCCTGGTGTTAATAGGCTTATCCTTGGTAATCGGTATTTTGTACCTTAAGGACAATGCTGAATTAAAACCTGTTATCCGTTTTCCTGCTGTTCCGGCCAACATTCTAAATCCTGTAAAACAGTACCTGGGTGTGTTGTGGATCGGGTTAGGACTTGCCGCCGGCTATTTCGGGGTTTTTATATTAGGGCTTCCAAAATTATATTCCGGTGCGCAGGATGATGTGATCTTTGGGATTATAATATTGTTTTTTATCACCCCCATTGCATCACTTGGACTCTTGCTTTTTGGCAAATACGCGTTGACTAAGGAATACGACGAACAGATCAATTGA